DNA from Rosa rugosa chromosome 6, drRosRugo1.1, whole genome shotgun sequence:
TTGGCATCGCTTGTTCGGCTGAATCCCCAGCAAACCGAAAGGACATGAGTGATGTTGCATCTGAATTGCACTGCATTCGGGACAGTCTTCTTGGCTAGAATCTTTTAAATTGTTAGTGATTTGTGGAGGCTTTTTCTGTAATGTTGTGTGCTTGTTGTATTTTGATCTCTTTTAATTGTCGTATGCTACCTCTGAAGTCTTCTTGTTAGTTCTACATCTTGTATTTAGTGTGTAGCTGTGTGTTTGAGGCCTCCAGCCTCTAATGTAACAAAAATAACGAAAAAAGTACATCTATAGAAACCAGAAGTTGGAGCTGTCGTCGATTTTATCAGTTTAACTGCATGATTTTGTTAACAGGAAGCACCGTCTATACTAAAGTGGAGTTCTTGGGTATGATATTCGGCAGTGTGCTCTGCTGAGACACAAAAGACCGGATGGGGTATCGGTGATGACCTGAACTGCATCAGACTTGCATTCTATTAGAGAGCGTCTTCTAGGAAGCTTTTCCACTTGCAACAAGACGAGGAAGTTTTGTGGCCGATCTGTAAACTCGAACCAAGAACTTGATAAAAGTAACTTCTGCAGGGATTTTCAGTTTCTGTCTGAACTTGCTCCCTGTATCTCTGTCCACTGAGACTCAGACTCGAGTTATTTAGTTAGATTATGAATTCAAGTAGTCAAATTTCTACGTAAACCAGTTTTACGCACAGCAGAAAAGTTTTGACAGAAAGATGTGATAGCAGCCTGCAAAAAAAAACTTAACATGATTTGTAATCTTAATGCCCCATTTACAAATTTCGGAAAGTTCCACAATATTTGGTACTGTATTTGAATTTACTCAAAAACTAATAGCAATCATCAAACACAACTTTTAACCAAAAACAAACATAACTAACAGGTAATAAGAAGATTAAAAGAGCCGCGAGTTAATGCCACATCCCTGAATTCTGTACAAGGCAATAAGCAACGACTGCAATATCAAACTTTAGCATGTAACAAGTAGCTTTCCATAAGAATTATATATCTGAACCATAGCCGGAAACAAACTAAGAGACCATCTGTGCAGTATTTTTGCCATCATCTTGAAAACTCACTTGAGGCAGTACCTCTGGATCCACGCCACTGGCCGCCGACCATCTTTTTGTCTGGAATTTTTCGTCATCATCTTAAAGTTCACTTGAGGCGCTGCCTCCAATAAAGGATCCACGGCGCTGGCCACCAACTATTACATCTTTAAGTCGAGATATTGGACCTAAAACCCTTCCTCCTTTCTGTCAGTAAAAAAACAATAATGTCAGTGTCATTAAAACAGAAGGTTTAGATGGGGAAAATTGGTCCCAACTAGCGCAGATATGCACTATATACAATCCTACTCTCGTAAATGCAATAGTACGATCATACAATAGAACAAACTGAAACTCAGAAATTATGGTTACAAGTAGCTAACTAGAGTTTCCCTTCCATCAAAGCAGAAATCAATCATGGAAGGGGACATTACAACCAACTAGGACATGTACAAATTCTCCAACCATGCACATTTGACGTTTGATTTACATGCACACTACAATCAGGTATGCACTATATACAATCCTACTGTTGTGAATGCAATAGTACGATCATACAatagaacaaaaaaaatctcAGAAGTTACACTGGTAAGTAGCAACTTCAGTTTCCTTTCCATCAAAGCAGAAAGCAATCATGAAAGGATTGGAGACCTTACAATAGAACAAACTGAAACTCAGAAATTATGGTTACAAGTAGCAACTAGAGTTTCCCTTCCATCAAAGCAGAAATCAATCATGGAAGGGGACATTACAACCAACTAGGACATGTACAAATTCTCCAACCATGCACATTTGACGTTTGATTTACATGCACACTACAATCAGGTATGCACTATATACAATCCTACTGTTGTGAATGCAATAGTACGATCATACAatagaacaaaaaaaatctcAGAAGTTACACTGGTAAGTAGCAACTTCAGTTTCCTTTCCATCAAAGCAGAAAGCAATCATGAAAGGATTGGAGACCTTACAACCAACATAGCACACGTACAAATTATCTATCAGGAATCTGCTGATACGTTAACACTTAACAACAAAACAACAAGATACATAATCTAACTCTCAGATCCTCAAAAAATAAGGagagaggggggagagagagaggggttggGTTTACACAGTGCACTCAAGAACTAATTGTAAATTGTGTACAAAGGAAGAGAGACAAGGTAGAGACAACAAAATATTCAATAATATAAACAAATCAACATTCATTTTTGAGATCTTAACAAAAGTCACGTAATATCTTACTTTTGGTCAATGGTGAAGTAAAATATTATTGACATAAAAAAGTACTGAAATTACAAACTTCTAACAATTGGAATTAAGTAGATAAAGTCATAAAAAATTCCAAGTCAGTGTGTACTTGAAATTTAAAGACTTGGATGGAAGAGACAGTAAATTGTAATTAGCTACCCAGTAAGAAAAAAGTTTTTAAAAATACGCTTTAACACACCTCTATTCAGATGCTTGCATGTACTAAAAAGGGCAAAATCAATCCCATAGGTTTAACCAACAAACATGAGATTAGGCCAAAACAAACCGAGTATAAGAATTGATTCCAGGACACCCCCAACAGAAAACCAAACCgaacaaaatacaaaaataagAGACTCATAACAGAAAACAGTAGCGATAAACCAACCTGATCAACACTGAATTGCCACTTCTGTTGTAGAGCCAGCCACCTTTCGTTCTGCCATCGCTGCCCAAGTATCACAAGGCCCATCACAGCTGCTGCTACGAAAATAGACCAATATGCATTTGCTTCCTTTGCCTGAGAATACAAGGAGGAAGCTCTTCTTTTCCACCAAGCTCCACAGGGGAGGTCCGAAACATCAAATTTATCATCTTTCATTGACCTTGGGGATTGAGAGATGTCCCCAGAAAAATCTAAATCTTGCTCTGAAGGTTCTGTAAGTCCAGGAATATCTGTGTTCTCACCATATGTGGATGAACCATGAAGAACTGTTTCACCATCAAAACCAAATTTCGCAGCACCATATACAGCCTGCTCTTTGTCATCGAAATTTAATCCTTCTAAGGCCGTGCCTTCTCCAAATTCTGTACCGCCAATGGGTAGCCTGTTATCCTTCTCATTTAAGAACTGTATTCCTGCAAACTCATCTGAAACATCCAACCCTTTTAAGGTCAAATTTTCTTCCTCCTTTCCCCTAGACCTACCCCCTTCGTCAGTGCTTATCTCATCTACTGCGTCCTTCCGCACCTTTTCATCATCAACTTCACTGCTGTCAGGCTCCACAGGTAAATTTTCGTGCTGATTGGGTGGAAAAACAAAGTGACCAGACATGAACAAAGCACGAGATGTTTCAGCTTGCTCTCCATAAGTTCCACTCTTATCATCACTGCTCAATTCCACTTCTTGCGGACCGGGAGCAGCAGCGTATGCCGACGCTGTAAGTGATACAACTTCCCATCCATTCCCACGACCAGTACTCTCCTCTCCCTCCTCATTATCTGCCATCTTCTGTTTCCTATTTCACATTTCATACACAAAATAACCAACCAAAAGAAATCAGAATAcagtaaaagaagaagaagtcaacTCCAATTCTGATCTTCTATCTCTAAATAAATTATCAACAACCGACTCTTGCGGTAAAATGCTCGAAAAACAtcgattccaaaaaaaaaaacaaaaaatcaatctcGAAGATGATAAAGCAATTTTATTTTAGATCACCAACAGCTAAACATCACACAACAATCTCCTGTTAACCACCAATTACCAGCACGGCTCTAAATTTTACAGTTCAGATAATCATTCACAAATACAATATCAAAGTGACATATACTATTTCCTTAATCCAAAACAAACATAGAACACAAATTTAAACAATAATCACCATATCAACAAATAACAACTTAACCTAATCACAAATTTCACTTCGAACAGCGAAGAAAACCATTTCCATGTGAATTTCTCAACAAAATTAACCAAAACCACAAgaacaatccaaatccaaatccaaagcAGCTGAATCAAAAAATCGTACACAAAAACGTCAATCGATCAGAATATTTCCTACAGAAAACGCATAACAAGGAATTTAGCGATGAAGGTACTCACAGAGAGCGCGACCGGATAAGATCGGATCGGGGATCACGACGACGTCGTTCCGATAAGGGAAGGGGAGGGGGGGTGTTGGGTTGAAAACGAAAACTGTCTCGGGAAGCGAGAAAAGGGTTTTATATCCTGAAGCTTCTGGTGTAATAAGAGAGGGAAGGAAGAAACCGGCGGTATCGGTAAAGATGAGAATGGATGAGTGAGGTGACCGGCTGTAGTGGGTTGGATTAAGCTTTGGCGGCTTAGTAGGGCGGTGAGAGTGGGGCCAGGTTTACCGGGTAATGGGGTTGGGACAAGCGGTTGCGTGTGGGGAGAGAGGGGAATTTTACAGCGGACACGGCTGTTTCGTTTTTTAACGAGTGCCTTTATTGTCATCCCACGCTTATCTACAAGGTTGCTTACACCTCGACCCAAATTCAAtatttttatattaaaaaaaaaaatgaatttatgcCGATGAGGCAAAACCGTATAGAAAGTTTGTAAATTATAACGAAGAAAAACATTAAAGTGATTGGCGTGTAACTGTGTAAGAGAATTAGAATGATCACTCACCTTATAAGGGCGAGCATCTAAGAAACTATAAATATTTTGATTTTGTACTTTGATGACATTGTACTAAGCACACTTATAAACTCTCGAATTAGAATGGTCACTtactgtacttacatgagcatttgcaagcataattagctataatgagtcacgctcatgctaccgccagtggtaccaactcccgccaaatgagtgacctacgggaacacagccaagcaggcttacccccagatcaccactgacgcgccgccacgcgtcgcgccaagatagcatcagaagctggaaactgaagcacatcagtcccacatcgaaaacatggagaatATCAGCTCCCTCCTCACCTATAGAaggttctcttctctctcctcattaattacgcatttattacttacctactgttactttgtcaacataaatacattgactaacttaggcatcggagaagagaagaccgcccaacgcggtctccctctgacgccctctgtattttacttgacaggtagcggaagctctgaTAATATCACAAATAGCGATCCGCCCATCGAATCAGTGTTAACCAAGATTTTGGGCTACTGCccaatcttagacattaacacttaCCTTATAAGGGTGAGCACCTAGCAGACTACAAATATGATGTCTCTGTATCTAACATGATCAAAATTATAAGTTATGGTTCATTTTGAGGCATAAAAATTTGAAGCATAAAAATATGAAGTTTAATATCTACAGTAAGTTAAAACATGACATACTTTAAGTTTCTTTAAGGATGAGTGTATCCAACGATAGATGATGATAAAATATGATTGGAACTTTATCAATAGAGTTGAGATTTCTAACACGAGATAAAAgagattattgaattgaaataaAGTTTCAATCTTGTAAATTCTAATTATTGAAATTCGAGATGATACCGATACAAAATAGAATTTAATGAACAATatacacaaaaataaaaaaataaaaatctgcttCCAATTTGCAAAATCAAAATCGAGAAATTTAATTGTGTACAGCTAGTAAATTCATCCAAAAAGATTCTGGCATTCTGTGCCGTCCACGCAACGTCGTCGTTGCAACCAAACTTCCTCCAAATCCATTTGGGGCCTCTCTCTTTCAATTAAGAGTTGACTGAAAGAAAGACCTCTGTCGAAAATACAAGTTGGAGGGAGAGCAGAGATGGGGGATTTGTACGCTTTGGATTTCGATGGAGTTCTGTGCGATAGCTGCGGAGAGAGCTACGCCTCTGCTGCCAAGGTATTGTTTGTGTTTATGTTCTTCCAAAGTTGGAATCTTTTTCCGTCCAAGATGGTTAATTTGATTGAACGGGGAATGTGTAGGCTGCTAAAGTGAGATGGCCAAACCTATTCAGTGATGTGGATTCAAGTTTGAAGGATTGGATGGTTGAACAGATCGGCATCGTAAGTCCTCCTGATCACACAAAACCCATATGTTGCTATATATGTCTGATTGTGGAACAATGAATGATGAATTAGGTGAGACCTGTGCTGCAATCTCGGCATGAGAATCTGATACTTGTGAGGCTACTTCTGGAGATGAGGGTTCCTTCTATAAGGGAGTCATCAGTTGCGGAAGGGCTCACAGTGGAGGGGATAGTGGAGAATTGGTCAGAGTTGAAGAGTCTGGTTCTGAAGGAATGGGGTGAGGATAAGGATGCTCTTATAAATGTGTTTGGAAAGGTCAGGGATGAGTGGAAGGACCAGGACCTGGAAACTTGGACTGGTGCAAATAGGTGAGCTTGATCAGCAATTGAGACCGAAATTCAAAGTCTTGTTGTATTGGTTTTTAGTTAGCATAATTTTGGTTTATTACTCATGCTTAACTGAGTGGGAGAGGCTTTGGTTGCAGATTGTATCCAGGTGTTGCTGATGCTCTTACATCGGCAACCTCAACCATTTACATTGTCACTGGGAAACAGGTGTGTGGACCTTATACAAGCATTCGTTTTGTTTTAGGGGTTTTACTTCTTCCTATAAAAGAGGCGAACAAAAGAGGGAAAGATGATTCTAATATGTTTTAAGTTGAGACTTTTAAAGGTTGAGATTGCGGAAAGAAATTTCTGTTTGCTTTGAATTctgtcattcattcattcataatGAAGGAGCAGTTGTCTGAGTCTCTTTTCAATTAGAGTTTTTCCCTTTGTCATTGTCCGAAAACCTTGGCTTCTCTTGTTTTACATGCAGAGCCGATTTGCCGAGGTAATACTGGAAAAACTTGCAGAAGTTACACTACCACTTGGAAGAATATTTGGAGATGGATCTCGGTTAGTGCATTAACTTGATACTAGCCTGTGTTTGGTATATTTCACTGATGCATATGGAATGTGTTAACTTTGCTCGCTTATAATTCCAGTTCCAGCCGCAAGATAGAAGTACTGAAGCAGCTTCAAGAGAAACCAGAACATCAAGGGCTGAAGCTGCAGTAAGATATTTCTCTGCTCAGTATTTGACATAGTAGGACATGTTCTAATATGATGATCTTGACTGTAATGTTGGTGGCTTTGACAAACTTCTGCACTTCTGTTTAATGCTTTGACCTGGTTTCTCTGATTGACATCAATAATGCAACTTTGACTAGCTTTGTGGAGGATAGACTAGCAACCCTGAAGAAAGTTATTGAAGTACCCGAATTGGATGGTTGGAATTTGTATCTGGGTAAAATTCCTCTTAAGCTTGCTTGTTATCATTGGTGTTTGTGCTTTGTTGTGGTACTCATTGGCTTTTGTTGCTATTTCGGACTTTTGATTAGGCGGTTGGGGGTACAATacacagaaagagagagacgaAGCTGCTAAAATTCCCAGGATTCAGATTCTTCAGCTTTCGGACTTCAGTAACAAGCTGAAGTAGCTTCTGTGTAACTTTTACCACTCAAGTTTACTCTTCATTTGAGGGATGCTGTGATTCATGTCTAGTGCAAATTACAGTATATTTGTATCTTTTTTGAATTTTAGATTCAGAATTATATTTATTACATCTGTTTGAAACTGTTGCAATTTCAGTCCATGTAAATAAAAGAGCTTCATTATTACTGAAGTGTAAAGGTATGTGCACACTGTGCACTAAACGATTTCAACCCACAAGGGTTGCTCCCATTTTAGCTAAAATTCAATGTTTACTTTATCTCTCAATATCATCAAAATTGTAAGTTACGCTCAATCACTGGTGTTCACCTGGTCAGTGATTGACTAAATAAACTATGCTTAATTACCTTTGGATATAAATCCAATTGTGAAAATAATCATTTTTAAAGTGATTGACGTGTGGGTAATGTTTTGCTCGACGGGTTGTGATCATCTTGGTTTGTTCACTTTGGAGAGATTGTATTAAGCATGCTTATAAACCCTCAAATTATAATGGTTCACCACGGCATATAAGGGCAAGCAGTTAGCAAACGGCAAAATTGTGATGTCTTATATCTGACACGATCAAAATTATAAGTTATGATCTattttaaagaataaaaatgtAATGcataatatcttttttttttttttgattaaagagatcattttttttttttgagaaaataaacCATCTATTAATAACCAAACAGGTTACATGTTCCAGACCATCAACGAGAGGGACAAACATGAGCTAAAAAAGCTCAACCCCAACCCAATTTAACCTAAAACCAGACCTATGTATAACGATACAGCCCCGGCACCAGCATTAAGATGAACTGTTTCCACCCGTTCAGACACCGCGTCCCAAAACAACCAGACCACGTGTAAGGGTGATTCACCATCACGCTGATAACCAGAAAGCACCGACAAACGACCAGAAACACCAAAACAGCCAAGACACCAACCAACGACAACTACCCTACCTAGAAACACCCAAACCCTTGCTCACAAGAGGAGGGACTATAAAGCGACAAGTAACTAACCAACAAAAATAAAcgaaaacataaaataaacttAGACCTAGGGCAGTGCCCAAAAactgagcccaagcccaagctcCATCGCCAGCCCAGATCGTGCCTATCAGTTGCATCCAAGCCCAAAGGACCAAACTAGCAAAGTATTCAGCCCGGCCGGCCCAAAGGAGTATCTTCGCCGCCCCGCCACCATAACCGTCCACCCACCACCGGCGTTAGGCAACTGTCACGCCGCTGTCTCGATCCAACCATCGGAAGACCACATCGAGCGCCTCAGTCCACCCACCACAAATCGGCATCTGggaaaatctgcagaaaccAGATCGAACGCCAGAACCAACCATCAATCCCAGCAGCCCAACGACCGCCAGAAGACGCAGTTCTGGCCCAGCAAACTCCCTTCCCTTCTCCGATTACCGCCCATCTCCCCAACGCAGCCACACCCTTCGACCAGTATAGGAGAAACCGTACACCTTCCGATCCAATCCTTCTAAACTTAGCCACAACCTTGAAACAAAACACCCGTCCGGCCACCCAAACAGCCACCGGCTAGGCCAGAGGCCGTCGCTGGCGCCGAGGCGCAACCGGACAGGCATAATCACACACAGCGGCGTCCTCTAGGGTTTTCTCTAGAGagagacattttttttttttttttggatgggGTCCtatgtcgggtcaaggtatttatcATGTCCTAAAGAAGAACATCATTGAAAATGAATCGATTACAACGATTTGTGGAAAACACGTTAGCAATTAGTCACCGGACGGTAGAGATTGCAAAACAGCTTCCCAACTAGACTTCATACTGAAAATCCCTATTGACACACTTATGGAGCGGCTcaggccccgactccaaacaaagaaaaggttGACTAATTTTTAAGGCTTCCTTTGCTAAACGGTGAGCAATACCATTGCCTTCCCATTTTACAAAGTGTGCAATACAGGAAATAAAAGACTGAACTAAAGACTTGACTTCATTAATAATATGTCCCTCAAAACTTAAATCATCAAAACTATCATTAAAACTATTAATCACTGAGAGCGCATCACCTTCCACTTTGATGTTGAGAAATCCCACATGCAGTGCAAACCGAAGACCATAATATGATCTTTAGTACTTTAAAACAAGACATATTTGGGGCTCCTCTGGGAGAACTTTTTCTATCTTACGGTAGAACCATGTCGGCTTGCCACATGGTCTAACGCCCCAATAAAAAATTGCCACGTGAAAGTTTGTACAGCTCATGTTATGTCTCGTTAGCTACTCATCCTTTTCTGTTATCTGCTAATTCATCTTCTCATTATTCTGCAAAGATTGCAGTTTCTCTCTCCAACAATGAATAGAGATGGAACCAAAAATCATGATCAAGgtaaataaaacataaatattTTAATAAAGATCTTCACATATGATTATATCGAACATGCATGTAGTTAGATTCTTATACATAATCATTCATCTCAATTCCAATTGAAGTAttaggtcttttttttttttttcttctacaatcactTGAAAAATTCTCAAATAAAATCTCAATTCCAATCGAACGGATCTATTGCAATCGGGCCGATGAGTTCAACCGACAATCTGTTCTTGAACAGGAAGATCTCGCCCATGGCTATCCACCCAGCTGGAAAAGCCACAGGCGCCATTACTAGATCTTGCAGCTTTCCACGAGGAAGATGTAGATGACCAATTCGAGTTGGGGCCACACTGAGGCAGAGATCTGAGGCTTTGGGACAAGTCTCTGCACCAAAGAACGAGATCCATGTCTCCGATGAGAAACATGCCTTTTAATTGCGAGATTTACCGTGCTAATGGAATTAGTGAAAATGATTGCTGCTTTGTTAAAGATATGAAGACAATGATTTGGGAAAGAAGCCCAACAATGGAGaaaaggaggaagaaggagTAGGAAGCTTGGAGACTACTTCAGTTTAGGCTTTGTCTTCACCCAAATATGATTGTAGAACGAAAGAACAATTTAGGAGAGGATGAAATTAGTttcaggattttttttttaatttttaaaattttttttataagggtgcgtttggatgagaaaattatgaaatccggAATTTATAAATAAttgaatctttaactccatcaatctaaaatttcattaattgcaatttctattgtttggttgtatctgttaaggatttgaaatgtgtaataaattaagaaagtttaaaacaaataaatttttttcttttcttttcttcttttataaaagaggatcaaaagaTTTCACTACTGCCCCCATGgggactcgaacccatgacttcgtcattaggtaaaaaaaaaaaaaaaaaaagaacagtttACCTATCTACATGGGAGGGCTAGGGATGGAGACGTCTCCGCTTCCTCAGCCAAATCCAAAACCCTCATTTGCCTCTGCTTTTATGGAGGATTCCCCGGTTAAGTTTGCAATTGATGATCTCCCGATACCGTTTGTGGAAAACGGTGTTGTTTCAGTTCAGATCTCAGAGGAGTCCTACCTTCGTGGACTTCAACGCTGTAAGAATAATCTCATTGGTCGTGTCTTTGTCTACCCTAACTCAAAACCGCTGAAGGCCCATGATCTGGTACATCAGCTCAAGGGGATTCTCCCTCCTCTTAATAACTGGACAGTGGCTCCTCTTGGGAAGGGATTTTTCATGCTGCAGTTCCAGACTCTAATTGATATGCAACGCGTTTGGGCTTTAGGTTCGCTGAAATTGCAACAGGGGCTACTTAGGCTAATCAAATGGACGCCTAACTTTTCCCCATCTCGGTACAAAAACACGTTCGCTCAAGTCTGGGTCAAGTTTTGGGATTTAGGGTTTGATTTTTGGGAGGACCAGACTCTCTTTGAAATCGCTAATGGGGTGGGTACTCCATTGAAGATTGATCCCCGTACAAGAAACCGTACGGTGGGGCTATATGCTAGCATATTAATCGATGTTGACTTCTCTAAACCATTACAGACACACATTAGTGTGAACAGAGTTGGAGGTGAAAAAGTTCTGGTAGGAGTGGAATATGAATCCGTTCctgatct
Protein-coding regions in this window:
- the LOC133714378 gene encoding ATG8-interacting protein 2-like; its protein translation is MADNEEGEESTGRGNGWEVVSLTASAYAAAPGPQEVELSSDDKSGTYGEQAETSRALFMSGHFVFPPNQHENLPVEPDSSEVDDEKVRKDAVDEISTDEGGRSRGKEEENLTLKGLDVSDEFAGIQFLNEKDNRLPIGGTEFGEGTALEGLNFDDKEQAVYGAAKFGFDGETVLHGSSTYGENTDIPGLTEPSEQDLDFSGDISQSPRSMKDDKFDVSDLPCGAWWKRRASSLYSQAKEANAYWSIFVAAAVMGLVILGQRWQNERWLALQQKWQFSVDQKGGRVLGPISRLKDVIVGGQRRGSFIGGSASSEL
- the LOC133717340 gene encoding uncharacterized protein LOC133717340: MGDLYALDFDGVLCDSCGESYASAAKAAKVRWPNLFSDVDSSLKDWMVEQIGIVRPVLQSRHENLILVRLLLEMRVPSIRESSVAEGLTVEGIVENWSELKSLVLKEWGEDKDALINVFGKVRDEWKDQDLETWTGANRLYPGVADALTSATSTIYIVTGKQSRFAEVILEKLAEVTLPLGRIFGDGSRSSRKIEVLKQLQEKPEHQGLKLHFVEDRLATLKKVIEVPELDGWNLYLGGWGYNTQKERDEAAKIPRIQILQLSDFSNKLK
- the LOC133716714 gene encoding uncharacterized protein LOC133716714; this encodes MGGLGMETSPLPQPNPKPSFASAFMEDSPVKFAIDDLPIPFVENGVVSVQISEESYLRGLQRCKNNLIGRVFVYPNSKPLKAHDLVHQLKGILPPLNNWTVAPLGKGFFMLQFQTLIDMQRVWALGSLKLQQGLLRLIKWTPNFSPSRYKNTFAQVWVKFWDLGFDFWEDQTLFEIANGVGTPLKIDPRTRNRTVGLYASILIDVDFSKPLQTHISVNRVGGEKVLVGVEYESVPDLCSCCGIIGHAASTCKSNPNLTQVEPGLHGDNIRGRKTERSKHARRRRTTSNRRPQLQMPNTSDVGKPQLEGATDVGIDIQKEPTTDASNANLGW